Proteins encoded together in one Lathyrus oleraceus cultivar Zhongwan6 chromosome 5, CAAS_Psat_ZW6_1.0, whole genome shotgun sequence window:
- the LOC127087966 gene encoding heat stress transcription factor A-5 translates to MGDSTMESGAGSSGGLTKFLVKTYQLVDDPSTDDIISWSPNNNSFIIKDTIEFAKNFLKNYFKHENFSSFVRQLNTYGFHKINPDKWEFANEYFRKDQYYLLSNIRRKKTVHRHSRGEVERSAFEKEIEKLSNEKASIELDISNFKQKMPTKKLHVENLMQSLEALEKRHNNLKNSFEMILQNPTLVEKMNNKIEFIFSLRFSNKRPFPDVAENAFVEIDSYNGALKVGNSMTDNDSNLGLMEVGNDFPDIDTNYEFLNFEDIFDENGNNFESMEEGENAHPKVMDRNANNNNF, encoded by the exons ATGGGGGATTCGACGATGGAATCAGGTGCTGGTAGTAGTGGTGGTCTGACAAAGTTCCTGGTAAAAACTTATCAGTTGGTTGATGATCCATCTACTGATGATATAATATCATGGAGTCCAAACAACAACAGTTTCATTATTAAGGACACTATTGAATTCGCCAAGAATTTTCTTAAAAATTATTTCAAACACGAAAATTTCTCCAGTTTCGTTCGTCAGCTCAATACATAT GGATTTCACAAAATAAATCCTGACAAATGGGAGTTTGCTAATGAATATTTTCGAAAAGATCAATATTATCTTCTTAGTAATATTCGCCGCAAGAAAACTGTTCACCGTCACTCTCGTGGAGAAGTAGAAAGGTCTGCATTTGAAAAAGAAATTGAGAAACTTTCTAATGAAAAGGCCTCAATTGAATTAGATATTTCTAACTTCAAGCAGAAGATGCCAACTAAAAAGCTTCATGTCGAAAATCTAATGCAAAGTTTAGAAGCATTGGAGAAAAGGCATAATAATTTGAAGAACTCATTTGAAATGATTCTTCAAAATCCTACATTGGTTGAAAAAATGAATAACAAAATTGAGTTCATTTTTTCCTTAAGGTTTTCCAATAAAAGACCTTTTCCTGATGTTGCTGAAAATGCTTTTGTTGAGATTGATAGCTACAATGGAGCTCTGAAAGTTGGAAATAGTATGACTGATAATGATAGCAACTTGGGGTTGATGGAAGTTGGAAATGATTTTCCTGACATTGATACcaattatgaatttttgaattttgaaGATATTTTTGATGAGAATGGTAACAACTTTGAATCTATGGAAGAGGGAGAAAATGCACATCCTAAGGTAATGGATAGAAACGCAAACAACAACAACTTTTGA